Within Ovis aries strain OAR_USU_Benz2616 breed Rambouillet chromosome 3, ARS-UI_Ramb_v3.0, whole genome shotgun sequence, the genomic segment CTTGTCTATGTACGCTTTTCTCCATTTGACATGTGACATCATTCTTTCATTGCTTTGTGTATGTCTGCCTCTATTAGGACGTCTGCACTGTAGACAGGGATTTGCATGTGTTTTGtttcctgccaggctccctggtACTAAACAAAGCCTTACACGTAGGAACCACCCGTTAATATTTGTGAGTGAGTGATTCTTCTCTCTCGGCTAACCTTATCCTCTCCTGGCAGGGACCATCCACAGCGAGTGTCCTGCAATCTTAGTGACGACAAGCCCTGGTTAAACAGCCCTTGTCCTGGCTGTGTACCCAGAAAATGTGTTATTCCTTACCGAAACTTTGTCCTTGCCGACTATGACTACTTCTCATTCCAACCGGACCAGCCTCTGGTCACTGAGCTCACCGTTAATCTGAGTCAGCATGGTAAGGCCTGGGGTCCCTGGCCAAGCGTAGTCCCCTGTgaggacagagaaccctggagtGTCCACAAGTGCCTGGCCTACTTGGGGAGGCAGATGTGGAAACATCTAATCCTCCAGGGTTGTAAGGACCATACAAAGGGTGTGGTGGGCCAGGAAAAGGAACAAGGGATTCTGCCTTGGGGAGAGGACCCAAGAAGTTTCCAGAGAAGGATACACATCTGCTGGGTACTGAGAGGTGCAGGATGACCCTGGGCAGAGGAACTAGTTAAGTGTGGCCTGAAGAGGGAGTTACAGGAGTCACAGTGCCCTCTGCTGGTGGCCACGCAGGCCACCTCATGGACCGTGGGGACAGAAGGAAGCTAGCTCCCTCTGGAGTTTAATTTGAGCACCTTTTATGGAGTTTATGTTCTGAGGCCTAGGAATCTGCACAGCTTCATTCATTTTCACGCTGAATCCCCACGATTTAGCAGAAGGCAGTCTGAGGTCCATGGAGAAGAGGGGTCTGTCCAAGGTCACTCAGCCAGTGGGAGCAGTGCCTGGCCTGGGACCCAGGCCTATCCACACATGGGCCACAGAGGACCTTCACCTCCCGCACAGTCATCCAGCCCCTTAGGGACCCTTTCCTTCCTGTCCCTCCAGTGCAGCCCCCCACACCCAAGGACCTCAGCGTCACGACTACCGGGGAGAGTCTCCTGCTGTCCTGGAGGATAGCCCATGAGGGTTTCCAGAGCCACTGGCTATCCAGCCTGGAGTTTGAGGTGGCCTACAAGCGACTTCAGGACTCCTGGGAGGTAGGGAGCCCACCAACTGTGCCCCAAACCCACAGGTACGCGGCCTAGCCGGCCCTGCTCAaacagcccctctcccctccaggaTGCCCACACCATCCACTCCACGTCCCCCCAGGCCATCTTGGAGCTAAAGTACCTCCTGCCCAGCAGCACCTACGTGGCCCGAGTGTGCACCAGGCTGGCCCCAGGCTCGGGGCTCTCAGGACGACCCAGCCAGTGGAGCCAGGAGGTTTCCTGGAACTCCCAGCCAGGTGACAGAGTTGGGACAATGCTCCCTTTGGAGAGGGGAGCTCATTACAGCTCCAGGACAGGAGTCCACTGTCCACACAAGAGGATCCTCGGGTGCTCTGTGTTCAGCGTGGCTTCCTTGGACCCACCCCATCCCTACTGTGACTCTGCAGAGGCAGAGGCTGCATCTGACTCACCCCCAGGCCCCAGTTTGCTGTCCACGTTCTGTGGAGGAATAATTACAATTTAATCACAATGGCATATGGGCAGCTGTGTTTTCATGAGGGCTGCACGACATGTGGACACACCAACACGACGGTGTTATTTAATAAATCCCCAAACCCCGAGGCTGAGAGGTCCTCCCCACTTTGCACAGGGGTGTGAAGTTTCACAGAATTCACCCTCTGACCTGAGGTCACACGGCTGGCAGGTCAGGCTGAGTTTAACCCCTGATGTTTTTAGCCCCACAATCTCTCTGTGACGAGTCTCATGCTGAGCCCACTGAAGGCTAGGAATGAACGAATGAGGACTGAAGGAGGGTTTGTTCTCCCTCCCAGGGGATAAGGCCCAGCCTCAGAACCTCCAGTGCTTCTTTGACGGGGCCGCCCTGCTTACTTGCACCTGGGAAGTGAGGTCCGAGGTAACCCGCTCTGTCTCCTTCACCCTCTTCTACAAGACCGGCCCTGATGCACGGTGAGTGTTCCctgcctctgtcccctcccctcctctaaGCCTCACCCTCTCCaggcctcctcctgcccctggagCCCACCAGAAGCCCTGCGGTCTCACCCCTCACATAGCCCTGCCTCCCCCTGCCCTGACCTCTGCCGTGATCCTCAGGGAGGAAGAATGTTCTCCTGTGCAGAAGGAGACTGGCAGTCCCTACATCCGGCACCGATGCCAGATTCCTGTGCCTGACCCCAGGAACTACAGCCAGTACATCGTCTCTGTTCGACCAAAGATGGAAGAGAAACTTATAAAGAGCTCAGACAACAGTGAGTTTGCCCCTAGCCTTCTGTGTGGAGCATCTCCCAACAGCACTGTTCCGTTCCTCATGGTCCAGACTTCATGTGTGTCAATTTCAATGAAATACCCCAGGGAGCCAGATGGAACAAAAATGATTCCAGTCTATCCTGGAAGTTCTCAAGAAGCAATAATGCAACAATGACAAATAACATGAAGGAAGATGCAACTGATATTCCTCAAGAATATCAGTATTAAAACACCTTTGATCTCAGTCTTTTAGCTCtatctgccctggtggctcagatggtaaagaatctgcctgcaaagcaggaaaccccggttcagtccctgtgttgggaagatgctccggagaatggaatggctactaactccagtgttcttgccaggagaattccatggacagagaagcctggtgggctatagtccatggggtcacaaagagtcagacacgactgagctactaacactttcactttattttccccTCCAACTCCTCAGTTGCTCAAAAGTTCCTACTTCTGCCCATGACCTCCTGGTCTTCCCAccgatttttccttttctttcccagattggatttttcttttttaagtttccaaAGTCCTCCCCAGATTGATATTTTCAGAGTTAATAATAATTCATCTGTGATTTCATCTGTGATTTACTTCTTATGTTGGGtactgatgctgctaagtcacttcagtcatgtccaactctgtgcgacctcatagacggcagcctgccaggctcccccgtccctaggattctctaggcaagaacactggagtgggttgccatttccttctccaatgcatgaaagtgaaaggtgaaagtgaagtcactcagtcgtgtccaaccctcagcgaccccatggactgcagccttccaggctcctccgtccctgggattttccaggcaagagtactggagtgggctgccataccagGGGGTATGCAAATGGACTGTGGTTCCTTGCAGGCTAAGCTCCCCAGTTCCTGTTACATAGCGAGGACCTCATGCAGAGGAAACTCCTGCATTGTTTCTCAATAATCAAGTTCTTCTTCCCAATCTCTAGTGTGTGTCAGGGACAGCAGCTGATTTGTCTTAGTTACCTGGGTTTAAATCTGCTACTTATTGTTTGGGATCTTCCATGCAATCTTTGTCTCTACCACTTGATAGCTGCCTGTCCTTGGAAAGTTACCTAATCATTGTGGGGCTCAATTGTCTGAAAAGTGGACAGATTCAGAGTACTTACTACATCCAGTTGTTATAACTGAGTGAAATTATTCATATAAATTTAGCATGTATAAtaatgcttagaacagtgtcaATACTCTAGGTTAGAATACATAAACAgtacatttatttctatttaaatactAGGGGTAACCCATACTTTTGGTCACCTCACCACAAAACAAGTGTATGTTAACATCTCCCAAGAGAAGGGCATTTCAGGTCAAAATAGATGACATGGTGAAACCGGGGTGCAAAGACCCTAAGATGGGTGGGATCTGGGGTCCTGGGTTAATGGAGAGAGCACCTATGATGAGCACGGAACACAAGAAATGTTCCACTGGAGGAATATTAGAAACAATAGGCCTTAAAAGTTTTCCTCCCTCCAGTCCAGATGGCTCCCCCAACCCTCAACGTGACCAAGGGCAGAGATGGCTACATCCTGcactggaaagaagaaaaaatgagctACTCACACATAGCTTGCATCTTCCAGGTCCAGTACAAGAAAGAAGGAGCCTCATGGGAGGTGAGAGCCTGTGCCcagggaggggcctggaggggaggaaagggcagTGAGACAACACTTGGGAAAATGTCACCTGCCGGATGCCTGGCTCCCAGCACATGACCAGCCTCACAGAGCCACTGGGACTTGGCGGTCACTCCAATGAGCAGTCTCATTGTCTCTTCCTTTGGTGAAGGAACTGAGACTCACAGAGATGATGTGAACTTGGCCAAAATGTACACATGACCCTGAGTTGCAAAGGGGGCATAGACATCAGGAGGGGGAGAGCTGAGAGGCAGCTGGAGGATGGGTTTTCAAAAGTCACAATAAGGGGACACTTCTTCATAAGAATCTCATCCAGGATGCAAATGTGCAGTTGCTAAGAGCAGAGCAGCTCCTGGGGAGGCCAGCAGGGCCTCAGCCCAGGGCTCAGTATCTTGCCCCGGCCCTCAGGCAGCCACTGGGGCCTGTGGACAGAACCTGGGACTCCACAGAGGGCAGACCAGAAACCTCAGAGCCAGCCCCAGAATTTTCGGCTagaaatggggaaactgaagccagGAGGAAGTGGGTTAGTGGTGGAGCTGGGAGTGGTCCTTGGGCTCCTGAACATCTGTTTTATGGTCCAGGTTTCGGTCACCCTGCACCACACTCCAAGGGAGACCATATCTGGGGTTCAGGCTGCCCCAAGGTGAGCTGGGAGGGTGAGCGGGGCATGATGGCTCCTCAGGGTTTCTGCACCCCGATGTTGTCATGTGTGCCAGGAGTTCAGTACAAGAGGTGCTCCCTGGTCCTGTCCCTCTGGAGTGCAGTCCTCCGTGGTGAGAGTGATGCTGCTCAGATCTGCGGATGTGACTGCAAGCTGGAAACTGATGGGTAGCAGGAAGGTTGGGGTGCTGAGGTGGGAGGGTTTCGTAGCTGTGCCCACGCACCCCAGACCTCAAGACTCCTGCTCACACACCTGCCCCTGCAGGACACCAAGACAGAGGACTTCCAGAATGCCCACACCATGTCACTGCCGCCTCTGGAGCCAGCCAGCCGGTACCAGGCCAGAGTGAGAGTAAAACCCGACCCGGGGAACTACAATGGGATCTGGAGCGAGTGGAGTGAGGCAAGGTCTTGGGACACCGACTGGGGTAGGTCTGCCACGCCCTGCCTCACCCCTCCTGGCACAGCCCTGCTGGGCAGAGGACAGGGAGGATATGAACACAGAGATGTAACCCCACCCCAGAATAGCATCCTTCCCTCCCAGGCATCATTAGGGATTAGAAAATTATACCTCCTGGTGTGCAATGCAGACTGCAGGCAAGGTctccagaggacagaggagagagCATGTCTCACCAACAGGTCTCCCTGAGACTGAACCTTAGCCTTCTGTTAATATGGCCCAGGCTtctattggcttcccaggtggagcaagggtaaagaattcgcctcgcctgccaatgcaggagacacaagagatatgggtttgatccctaggtcaggaagatctcttggaataggaaataacaatttgctccagtattcttgcctaggaaattccatggacagaggagcctgacaggctatagtcaatgggttcacacagagtcagacatgactgagagcacacacacacacacacacacacacacacacacacacagaggcatgctTTCATTAGCCTTTGTGGAAGCTACTACCCAGGGACCACTCAGCCTGAGGAACTACAGACTGGGGCCTGAGATTGGAAAGCTTTGGTCTGATTTCTCAATCTCCTACTTTTGTTAATTTCATTTATCTATCACCATGGTGGCCACCAGGAGACAAGTATAGGACAAGGTCCAGGAGGTGGCTGCAGAAAGAGGACAAAGTGTTTGCAACAAGGTCCCCAGTCCCAGCCAACTGTCAGGGAAAGAGCCCCAGAGAGAGGACCTCAACCAAGCAGAAAGGAGAACTGGGCCACAGGACCTAAGGGAAAGAGATCAAGGGAGTTCTGGAGGGGCCCAGCCAGTAAGGGGCTTAAGCCCAAGTGGACAGTTGAGAGAGTCTTTGATGGGACTTTGCATTTTATGGTTCCTCCACCATCACCCCTTGctccatctctgcctcctgttGTCCGTGTTCTTGATGACCACCTTATATGCCACCTCCTTTGGGAAGTCCCTTGTGATTGCCTTTGGCCACAGTTGCTGCCCTCCCATAGCAACTCCTGCTACTGGCCAGGATCTAACCCTCTGTGTCCTCCCACCGAGCCAACATTGTGGGTGGCTCAGACAAAGGCCCCCTTCTTCTTAGTCAGTTTCTGGCCTCCTCTCCTCTGCACCCCAAGGAAGCAGCTACACCCCATCTTCTGAGTCTCTAGCCCTTTCCCTCCCTGGATGCTAATGATCCTTTTTCCTTCCTGGCTTCCTGAAGTGCTGCCCATGTGGGTCCTAGCCCTCATCCTTGTCATCAGCACCTTAATCCTGCTTCCAATTCTGCACTTCTGTGGCGTCTACGGGTACAGGTAAGGGTACTCCAAGAGGAGGGAGAGTGTTATCCAGGGCCCCAGAGGATGCCAGGGCCACTCTCTGTCACTGCTTTGTCACCTGCTCCCAATGGGGTCTTGGACAAATCTGAGCTCTCCCTGGGCTTCAATTCCACCTCTGTACATGAGCACAGGCAGCTGCCCTGAGGTCTTGGGCAGCAGTCACCTCTTTGCTGTCTTTCCAGGCTGAACCGGAAATGGGAGGAGAAAATCCCCAACCCCAGCAAGAGCCACCTGTTCCAGGTAGGAGCTGGCCGTGAGGGCAGCGGAGGTGTGGGGCTCGCGTGCTCCTGCGCCCATGTCCCCATGCCCGCGTCCTGCTCCCCTTCCTGTGGGCTTTGAGTGGGGCTAGGGGTGCAGGTGGCTAGAGAAGGGTCTGGGAAGCTCCAAGAGCCAGGCCATCCCGCAAGCCCAGCGCTGAGACCCCCTGGTCTCCCCTGGCGCTCAGGGTGCCCTGCCGGTGGGGACTCACCCAGGATAGGAGGGAGGGTTGGCATGGGGGGCTGGTCCCTGGGAGGCTCCAGGAGAGGCGTAGTCACATCGAGGGCAGGTGGATGGTGGAAGGCAGAGTAGTTTTCCAAGGACAGAACGGCAGAGCTGAGTGCTAAGGGGTGCAGGGTGGTGGCAGGTGGGAGAGGCCACGGCAGGAAGAAGGCATGTGGTGGGTGGAGATGAGGCTCCTTCGAGAAGGGAATTGAGTGGGGAGGGCGGTGAGTCTGGGGCACATCGCAGGAGGCTGAGAGGACCCTGGGGAACAGGAACCCTTTGGTCAAGTACACGGGGCCAGAGCTGCCTTGGGAGGGTCTCACGGCAGTGCAGAGGGGGCTGGGGTGAGCATGGAGCAGGGACAGTCCAGATAGAGTCCTCAGAAGACCCAGGACCCCGGCGAGGTCCCAGCCCCTCTCTGGCCTCGTCTCCCTAGTGTCAGGAGGCCGTCCTGCTGGTACTGAGAATCTGCCTCTTCTGGGGGCTCCTGAATCTGTACCATCCTCAAGGCCTTCCTTCCATCTGCACCTTCTGGAGCACCTTGACTCCCAAAGATACAAATGCCCTTTCTCTTCCCAGAACGGGAGTGCTGGACTCCGGCTGCCAGACAGCGTGGCCACCCTGGGCGGTGGAAGCTGCCCACAGAAGGGGCCGTGGGGCAGCAGCTGCCCTCAGCTCCTGGAGGGGTGAGTGTCGTGCAGGGGATCCCTGGGTGGTGGGAGGGTGGCCCCCTCTTGCACACCAGAGGTTTGGAGGAGGTGGCCTGGGTCTGGGCCTCAGTTTGAAGACATCCATGGAGGCTAGTGGCGCTAAAGCAGGAGGCATCCCAGGTTAGCGAGGGTCAGACCTCAGACTTGACTGGAGGCAGGAGACTGGAGCAGATGACCCCCCTTCACCCTGCTGCCCAGGGAGACCACACTGCCTTGGCTCCACTGGGTGGCAGAGGGTCTGTGAACCTTCATGGCCTCAGCATCAGAGCCACCAGCTTGCCACTAACCCTCATGTGAGAGATGACTGAACCCAGGCTGGACACTGACCTGGGGCCTGAAGCTGGGTGATAGCAAGGAGCGGAGGGTGGGAGGGGTCCTTGACCTTGAATGAGAGCATGGAAGCTGGAGGGCCAGATCCATGGGGAGGCTGAGGAGCATCTGATTTCCTGCTCTGGGCCTGCTCCCCAACACTGCCCTGCTCTGAGTTTTCTGTGGGTGTGGCCAGGCCTCTCGTCCCACTACCCCCTCTGCCATGAGCTGAGACGTCTGTCCAAGGAGGTCCCAGCATCTCACCCCTGTTCTTCCCACAGGGTGTTCCCTGTAGACTGCAGGCACAGCGAGGTGTCACCTCTCACCACAGAGGACCCTAAAGATGCCTGTGACTCATCATCAGAGCCTGACATGACTCTGATCGCCTCGGACCTTCCCACGGAGCA encodes:
- the CSF2RB gene encoding cytokine receptor common subunit beta isoform X1: MTLTRGLLSLALLALCWGLSTTGAEGTIPLETLRCHNDYTSRIICRWADTQDAQQLVNVTLYRRPKEDHPQRVSCNLSDDKPWLNSPCPGCVPRKCVIPYRNFVLADYDYFSFQPDQPLVTELTVNLSQHVQPPTPKDLSVTTTGESLLLSWRIAHEGFQSHWLSSLEFEVAYKRLQDSWEDAHTIHSTSPQAILELKYLLPSSTYVARVCTRLAPGSGLSGRPSQWSQEVSWNSQPGDKAQPQNLQCFFDGAALLTCTWEVRSEVTRSVSFTLFYKTGPDAREEECSPVQKETGSPYIRHRCQIPVPDPRNYSQYIVSVRPKMEEKLIKSSDNIQMAPPTLNVTKGRDGYILHWKEEKMSYSHIACIFQVQYKKEGASWEDTKTEDFQNAHTMSLPPLEPASRYQARVRVKPDPGNYNGIWSEWSEARSWDTDWVLPMWVLALILVISTLILLPILHFCGVYGYRLNRKWEEKIPNPSKSHLFQNGSAGLRLPDSVATLGGGSCPQKGPWGSSCPQLLEGVFPVDCRHSEVSPLTTEDPKDACDSSSEPDMTLIASDLPTEQTPNPPTELTAPSSRPESQASGFDFNGPYLGPPHSRSLSDLMGQQVPPQTGMSRKPQSSGSLEYLCLPAGGQVQLVPLAQVKGQGKAGDGDTKSSPGAQRSHSLESGVGLAPPEPGLMEDGQDQKDRAPTVLPTGWPEDGTIASGYVPTPDLIFTPPTEAPSPSQAAPPNLPSDQNPTFHPGLANGPPVASAPRKPEFEGYVELPPATGQFPQSPLASPAPPRVSSPVLSPGLHRADVPPTSPTPEGLLVLQQVGDYCFLPGPLSPQSKPTSPGPCPEIRDLNQVVQAKKPPAQAFPQVPAIQLFKALKQQDYLSLPPWDISRPGQVC
- the CSF2RB gene encoding cytokine receptor common subunit beta isoform X2, whose protein sequence is MQPPTPKDLSVTTTGESLLLSWRIAHEGFQSHWLSSLEFEVAYKRLQDSWEDAHTIHSTSPQAILELKYLLPSSTYVARVCTRLAPGSGLSGRPSQWSQEVSWNSQPGDKAQPQNLQCFFDGAALLTCTWEVRSEVTRSVSFTLFYKTGPDAREEECSPVQKETGSPYIRHRCQIPVPDPRNYSQYIVSVRPKMEEKLIKSSDNIQMAPPTLNVTKGRDGYILHWKEEKMSYSHIACIFQVQYKKEGASWEDTKTEDFQNAHTMSLPPLEPASRYQARVRVKPDPGNYNGIWSEWSEARSWDTDWVLPMWVLALILVISTLILLPILHFCGVYGYRLNRKWEEKIPNPSKSHLFQNGSAGLRLPDSVATLGGGSCPQKGPWGSSCPQLLEGVFPVDCRHSEVSPLTTEDPKDACDSSSEPDMTLIASDLPTEQTPNPPTELTAPSSRPESQASGFDFNGPYLGPPHSRSLSDLMGQQVPPQTGMSRKPQSSGSLEYLCLPAGGQVQLVPLAQVKGQGKAGDGDTKSSPGAQRSHSLESGVGLAPPEPGLMEDGQDQKDRAPTVLPTGWPEDGTIASGYVPTPDLIFTPPTEAPSPSQAAPPNLPSDQNPTFHPGLANGPPVASAPRKPEFEGYVELPPATGQFPQSPLASPAPPRVSSPVLSPGLHRADVPPTSPTPEGLLVLQQVGDYCFLPGPLSPQSKPTSPGPCPEIRDLNQVVQAKKPPAQAFPQVPAIQLFKALKQQDYLSLPPWDISRPGQVC